The segment GGGCAGTAATCTCCCTGCCGCCGATGCTGATGCTGCCCTCAGAAGGCTTGAGCAGACCGATGAGATGTTTCAGAAGCGTGCTCTTGCCGCAGCCGCTGCCGCCGAGGATGACCGTGGTCTTTCCCTTCGGGATGGCAAAGGTGAGGCCTTTCAGCACCTCCCGATCGCCGTACCGTGTTCTGAGCCCTGTCACCTCTATGGCAGATTCAAGCATTGGCAAAATTATACCTTATTACGAATTTGCGAAGATAGTTGGTCTGACTGCCGCACTCGCAGCAGAAACGGTATTATCTGCAACCCGCGGCTGCTTAGGAATACATCAGTTTTCGTTCCAGATCAGTGGACCGGGATATGCGCTTTGCCTCTTCAAGCGAGATCACATCGTCTCTGCAGAGCTGAACAAGATGCTGGTCCAGGCTCTGCATGTGATACTCGTCACGTCCCTTTTCGATGTGATGCTCGATCTCGTCAAGATGGTTGTCCCGAATGCAGGCCTTGATGGTATTGGTGGCTGACATGATCTCAAGCACCGGGATGAGACCTTCATCAGTCTTGTTCCTGACAAGACGAATTGAGATGGTCGCAACGATGATATCGGCAAGCCGGTGCCGCACATTTTCCTGCATATCAGGCGGAAAATAACCGACGATCCGGTTGATGGTTGAGGCTGCATTAAGGGTATGGAGCGTAGAGAAAACAAGGTGACCGGTCTCTGCCGCCTTGATGCAGGAGTCGATGGTGTCCAGATCGCGCATCTCGCCGACCATGATGACATCGGGATTCATACGCATTGCAGCCCTGACCGCACCGCTGAAATTGTCGGTATCGATGCCGACCTCCCGCTGAATAATACAGCTCTTGCTTGACGTAAAGAGAAACTCGATCGGGTCTTCTATGGTGATGATATTGTACTGAAAATTGTCATTGATAAATTTGATCATCGAAGCCAGCGTGGTTGATTTGCCGTTGCCCGTAGGCCCGGTCACCAGCACCAGCCCGTTGGGGGACTGGGAGATCTTTCCGAGCACCGGTGGGAGCTTCAGCTCTTCAAACGATGCGATACTGTGCGGAATGGTCCTCATGACCACGCCGATATTGCCCCGCTGGCGGAAGATGCTGACCCTGAATCTGCCGACGTTTTCGAGTGTATAGGAGGTATCGAATTCTTTCATGTCCTCGGGAAGCTTCCGGTTATGCTGCTCCATAACCGTAGAGGCCACAAACTCGGTGTCCCTGTTCGTCAGACTGCTGAGCTTTGACCGTATGAGATGGCCGCGGGCCCTGAACATCGGCGGGTCCCCCACCTCGAAATGGATATCCGAGACCTTCTTGTCAAAAGCGATCTGCAGTATCTGCGCTAATGTTGAACTGTCCATTTTTCATTCCTCTCCGGATTCTGCCGTGATCAGACGGGCAGATCTATTTTTTTGTTGTCTTCAATATCTGCTGACGATAACTTGTATTTTCCAGGATCAAACCGGCCTCCACGGCAAGGACTTCGAAGGCCTCAGTAAAGGCAGACGCTACCTCTTTCTGTCCAAAATCAGCATAGATCAGGACCTTGACCTGACCGCTTACCTTCAACGGCAGGACAAAGACCTTCCGGTTACGGGGCTCTCCGATCTTCTGGAAGATTTGGCCATGCAGCACCTCATCATCGCTTTCGCCATAATAGGCCTGTCCGGACTCGACGACATCGTCAAAAACAGAGTATTTCCCCAAAGGAACTGCAAGCTGCGGATTCAGATCCTCTGTTGACGAACTTTCATGTGCAGGGATCAACGTCTTCTTTACCGCAAGACCAGGACCTTCCACAAAAAAAAGGACAGAGCGCTCAAAGGCTGAAGAGACCGTCTCAAAAAGAAGAGAGGAGACCTCATCCAGGTCTTCCAACAGACGAAGAGCAGCGGTCTTCTCTTTCAGTGCGCTCAGCATCTCTGTTGCTGAAGAGGCATTGGGATCGATAAGAATGCACCTCGCCGCATTCCGGAATGCCTCAAGGAACATGATCATGTCGGCAATAAAGGTCTCCCTGGCAACCATGCGGTCGGGTTTAGGAAATATCGTCCTTACACCTTCACCGAGGCAATGCAGGGCATATTGGTAAGAGCCGGGAGGCAAGAGCTGAACAAATGATATATGCGGATGGATGCTTCGTATAAGAAGCCTGCCTGCGGTCATATCTGTTTCAGACAAGCCGGCGGCTGCCTCATCAGGTGCGTCAAAAACCAGGACCGGCTGAATGCTCATCTTGTAACACTGCTCGATAACACGTTCAATGTCAGTCTCCTGACTTACCCCGAATATGCTGATGCCGTCATTTTTGCATACGGTCATCAGCGAATGGGTAAGCAGTTCATCTCCGCTGAAGAGGATTACGGCCATGGCATGACGATTCTGCCGGCCGGTCCCTTCATAATAGGATCCGCTGTCCGTGGCATCTTTCAGAAAAACAACCAGCTTCTCCTGCTCTTCAGCCGGAAAATCGTTCAGGATCCTGCGGATTATCCTGCGATGAATAGTTACCGGATCGAACTCCTCGGAAACAACGACCTTGACCGGGATCCTGTTTTCCAGCTGATCAAGGTCAGCAAGACCGAGGATATCGGCAGTGATTACCGGCTTATTCGAAGCAGGATCAGAAGAAGATGAAGAAGGAAGGACCTCGGCGTACAGGTCCTCATCGGTCGGCACTGCGGCACCGGACATGCGGTCCCGCTCCCGTTCATCAAAAACACGCAGGGCATCCATCAATACCATCTGGGCGTCAAAACTCTGCTCCTGCTCCATCTCTCCGGGATGATATCTGCAGTCAGCCGAAACAGCAATGGCATCTGCATCAAAGGTAAAGGTTCCTTCTTTCCAGCTGATCAGTTCTACCACGGTGATCTCGATCAGTTTCTTGAGCGCCTTGAAGGCAGCATCGTCCTTGAGTCTGCCGAGCTGCTTCAATGTACTGACCAGAGGGCTGCGATTGACGCCTGCTTTCTTCTGCGTATCAAGGGCGAATTGCAGATCTTCAGAAGTTATGGCCTTCATGCCGACAAGGACCGAGCCGATCCGGACACGGCTGCTCAGATGATTCGCACCGACAATGTATCCGTTGCTGAAAATGATCCGGCTTTCACCCTTGCTTCCTGCAACGGATAAATTGCCGGACTGTCTTGTGGTATGAATCAGCTGAATAATATCTGTGATATGTAACTGTGCCAGGTCTCCGGTCAATGCCATACAAGTCTCTCTGTTACCAGGTTTTCAGATTTACACGTATCTAAGAATAGCACAAGAGAGAGTCAACGGCCAATGCCTCACGCGCAGGAGAGGTCAAGCTATTGGCATATAGCCTGAGCCGCAGTTTGGCAATAAAAAAATCGTTTGCAAATAGGCCACCGTTTCCTTAGAATAAGCACGGCTCAGGCAGTATATCATATTGTTTTTTATAGATTTATTAAGAATCTTAATATCGGGGGACAAATGCCATGAAATCCGGGGACAGCTGTTTTTCCGCCTTAACTGAATTAATCAAGTATTCCTGTCACACTGCTGCAGCGCTATTCTTTTTTATTGTCACCGTCTCGTTTACGACAGCAGCATACGGCGCAAATACGACAAGTGTCGGCACAGTAACCGCAGAGGCAGTGGGGACCACAGCCATCAGGGTATTCATGCCCTATACCGGAGATGACAATGCCAACAATACCTATACCGTTGATTACAAGACATGCGCAGCCTCGACATGGACAAACTGGGTGACAAACGCAGCACACAGTGCATCGCCCTATACGACTGCCATAAGCGGACTGATCAATAATCAGTGTTACACGGTAAGGACAACGTACACGGATAGTGACGGCATAAACGGAAGCAATCCCCAGACGATCCAGATCTCGGCCGGCTGGGACCTCACACTGCTGCATAACAGCAACCGTTTCCCCGGGACAACAAAATGGTCAGGCGACTGGGGTACGCCGACAGGCCAGTACGGCCAGATAGACTGTGAAACCTGTCATACCAGGACAACTGCCAACATAAAACGGGTAAAGGACGCGGTAATTACAGCTCCGAATGCCCCTGCGCAGCGTTTCTCTGCAGAAACAGCGGGGCAGGCCCCGGTATTTCAGAGCACTACAACGCCAAACGGTTTTGGTGATGATACCGCAGGCCATGCAACATCACAGAAGATATGCGAAGTCTGCCACAGCGCAACCAGCTATCACCGCTATAACACATCAGGCCAGACGAATCTTGACCATAATAATAATACGGACTGCATCACCTGCCATCCCCATAGCCTCGGCTTTAAGGATGCTTCAGCCTGCAACAGCTGCCATGGAGCTCCTCCCGGCAGCGGCACCGATACAAACGCACCTGCTGTATATGCTGCATCGCACGCCAGGCACTATAATGCCGTTTCAGGGGGCCTGCCTTCCAGCTACACATCTGTGGCAAACCGTTCGACAGCAGCCGGTTATGTCTTTGACTGCGGTATCTGTCACAGCAACAATAATTCTGACCATCTTGCAAACCAGGATGGAACTGTTGACCTGAAACTGCCAACGGGAGGAACGTATGCACCGGGGTCTTATACAGGCGGGGATAACCCCTTGCCTCCGGGTTCGGTCACTTTTAAGAACTCAAACGGCACCTGCTCGAACGTGTACTGTCACGGAAATTATCCCGGCAGCGGCAAAAACGCAACGCCTACCTGGGGAAGTGCTGCCAGCAGCGCCTGCGGAACGTGCCACAACGGATCGAACTCTGTTTCTCCCACCAGTGGTTCTCATTTCGTTCACGCAGGCAGCGGGGAGCATGACTACGCATGTACCATGTGCCACAAGGGGATCATTGGCGGCACGGGACCATCTGGCTACACGGTCAATGACAAAGCAAAACATGCCAACGGCTCTATCGAATGGAGCTTTGACCCGGCTGATATGAGGGTTAACAACGGCTCAGCCGCCTATAGCATTGCAAGCGGGACAGTATCTCCTTCAGACGGGACAATACGCACATACGGCACCTGTAACAATCTCTATTGCCACAGTATCGTGCAGACATCTACCGGCGGGGCGCTCACGCCGAATTCTGCCGACTACAAACCTCCGGTATGGGGCAGCACCTCTGTCTGCAACAGCTGCCATGACACAGGCCCAGGGGTTCATTACTATAACAACCCTGCTCCTGCGGGTGCGCCATGGATCAGCAGCGGTTCACATTCAAAGCATCTTTCCTACATATTCACCGTTACCACGACGATCGCACCTGGCGACTGGATCGATAAATGTGCCGTCTGTCACAGCACCGGAAACGGAAGTCTTGATCCGAATTATTGTACAAAGTGTCATAACGGCTATCCTGACCCATCGCACGCAAACGGTGTCATCAATGTCCGTTTTGCCGATCTCTTCGGAGGCGTGGCTGCTACATACAATGATCCGACAGGGGCACCGGCAAACGGTTTTACCAACTGCTCAAACACCTATTGCCACAGTGACGGCACATCAATTTCGACCGGCACTATCCCGGTAAATATCTCGCCAACCTGGGGAGCAGGAGCTCAGGCCTGCGACAGCTGCCATAGCGGAGGCACCGTGACCGGTCCTTCATATGCTAACGGGACCCCGAAAAAGAACAGCCATAATAAACATGTAGTTGAAAGCGGCTACGCATGTGTTGATTGTCATGACCTGACCGTGGACGCTTCCAACAATATCCCGAGTTTTGGATTGGTATATCATCTGAACAAGGCATACAATGTACGAGGCGCTAAAATAGCCGGCTATACCTTTGCTGCTAACGGCGGCACCTGCTCGACTCAGTGCCATAGTGATGGCAAGGGCAATTACACTGCCCCCGCCTGGGGCGGTCTTCCTATGGGCTGCAATAGCTGCCACGGCTTTGCGCCTAACAGCGGGGCCCACGCTTCACACATACAGAATGCCGGTCTGCTTTCGCAGATCTATGGAAGCACTGAAGTGGTATCAAATGCAGCGAGCTATGCGTTTGGCTGCGGCAACTGCCACCCCACTAATGTTGCAAATCACGGCAACGGCATCGTTGATCTGAGCCTGAACCCTGCTGATGGCGGTACTCTGAAGAGCAGAAATTCCGGGCCTTCGGTCAGCGGCGCAGGTGCTGCCCTTCAATGCAACGGGATCTACTGCCACAGCAACGGCATGGCGTCTCCGACCTTTGTTCAGACGCCGCAGTGGGGCAGCACGTTCACGGCAGGGGCCTGCAGCGGCTGTCATGGCAACTCACCCAATAGCGCAGGGCAGCCTGCCGGATCTCCGGCGCACGGCCTGCATGTGGTCGGCATACATTTCGACAATATCTATAACGGCACAAGCGGGCTGGCTGCTGCCGGCACACCAGTTTCAGCCAGCCATGGCAGTGCAGCCTCATCAACAACGATCAACTGCAATATATGTCACTATAATACGGTCACAACTGCTTCAAATGACCTCAATACCGTCTGTTTGAATTGTCATAATGGAATCCAGGCAACAGAGCGGGGCATTGCTGTTATTGCAGACAAATCATTCCATGTCAACGGTACACCGGATATTGCACTGCAGACAATTCAGGTTAAGTCAAAGAGCCAGCTCAGAGATGACATAACGACTGTCAATGAACTGAACAACAACTGGTCCCGTTCTGCCCTCAGCTACAAGGCGGGTGCAACACCGAACGATACTGCCATCAGCGCGCTGAACACGGGAACGATGTGGACGGCCGGGACCAGGACCTGTTCAAACGTTTCGTGTCATAACGGCAAAAATGTTGCATGGACAGAAAGCGTGAACTGCAGATCATGCCATACTCAACTGCCGCAGTAGAATTGCGCAGGGAGCAGGAACTTACACGAACGTATTTGCGGCGGCTCAAGCCGGGTCAGGGCGCCCTGCCATCTGCCAAAGAAAACATGATTCGCTGAAGGTCCTGTTGTTGTTCAGGTGAAGTAGTAGAAGAGTGTCGTGAAGAAGAGATCGAAAATGATCACCAGGAAGATTGAGATGACGACCGAAGAGGTTGTTCTTCTTCCAACCTCTTCTGCCCCGCCCTCGACCTTGAACCCCTGGTAAGCGCCTACGATGGTTATCACAATGCCGAATGCCCATGCCTTGATCAGGCCGGTAAAGACATCCTTCACCAGAAGGGCATTCAGGGTCTGCTGGTAGTAGTTGTAGGCATTGATCTCCAAAACAGAGGTCGAGAGAAGAAAACCGCCCAGGATGCCGATAACATCTGAGAGAATGGTGAGCGCAGGGACCATGACCATAAGCGCCAGAAGCTTCGGGCTTACCAGGAACCGCACAGGGTTTATGCCCATCGTGATGAGCGCATCCACCTCTTCGGCAGCCTTCATCGAGCCGATCTCGGCAGCAAAGGCAGAACCGCTCCTTCCCGAAACAATGATCGCGGTCAGGATCGGGCTCAGTTCCCTGGTGAGCGAAACGCCTACAAGATTGGCAACATAGATCAGCGCACCAACCCGCTTCAGCTGGTACGCGGCCTGGAGGGCAAGGATGATGCCGACAAAAAAAGAGATGACCGCAACGATCGGTACAGAGTTGTATCCGGCCTTGACCATCTCGGAGATCGTGGCTTTGATGCGCACCGGCTTGCCCCTCAGCGGTGAGACGAATGTCCAGTAGAAGGAATTATTGATGATGCGCGAGGCATCGGTGATATCTTTCAGGATCGAGAAGGCCATTCAGGCTGCCATCACGATGTCAGCGGCTGATCGCATCGTCCAGATTTCCGCAGATCTCAAAGACCTTGTCAAGCCTCGAAAAACTGAATATGTCCATGATGGACTGGGGAAGTTCGGAGAACTGCAGTCTGCCCTTGTACGCCTTCACATGCTTGAGGCCCTCGACAAAGGTCGCTATGCCGGAACTGTCAATATAGGATACGTCCTTAAAGTTGACGATGAGCCGCTGAGGCTTGCTATTAATGACATTGAGCAGTTTTTCCCGCAGCACGGGCGATGAATGCATATCGATCTCACCGCTCAGCGAGATGACTGTATTACCCTTATAGTCACCGATCTCACAATTCATTGTTTCCCCCTGTCTGTTTCATGAGGAGCAGCCTGTTGCCCTTCGCTTTTTTGGGATCGAACTCAACCAGATCAAAGACCCTTCTGATGAAATGCATGCCAAGACCGCCGGGTCTCACATCATCAAGATCCCGTCCCCGGATCTTTTCGGTATCGGCCTTCTCCCCGCTGTCCTCGATGATAATAGATATCTTTTTTCGCGAGAAGGCATATTTTACAACAATTCCCCTGGACGTGTCTCCACGGTACGCGTATTTGATCACATTGGAGCAGGCCTCATCTACCGCAAGCTTTATCCTGCCGGTCAGGTCCTCGTCAAGACCGCAGGTCATGCAAAACCGTGTTGTCACATCGCGAATAAGGCTGAGATAGCGCGGATGCGACTGGACCTTTATGGTCACGGCTGTCTTCATCCCACGCGCCTCAGTTCAACGATCGTAAGGTCATCTGCCCTATCTGCTTCGCCGGTAAACCTGCTCACAAAATCGACAATAAGGTCGGTCAGGCGGTCCTCCTGCCTGTTGCCGGCAGCAAAGGCAACAACATCTTCAAAGCCGAGCCTTTTGCCTTCACTGTTCTTCGCATCAAAAACACCGTCAGTCACCATAATCAGCCTGTCTCCCTGAGCAAGCATCAGTTCATGGACCGGATAGTCGATATCCATAATACCGACAGGAGGCCCTCCCTCAAGGTCCATCACCTTCACCTCATTCGCTGTTACCCAAAGAAAAGGCGGATGACCTGCAACAGAGATTTTCACGCTGCCGGTCTGCATATCGGCAACAGCATACATGGCGGTCAGGAACATGCCTCTTGGCGTATTGGACATCTGCTGGTTCAGCCGGTTCATTACCAGTCCTGGGTCGTCATTGCCGTGCATCTGATACCTGAAATCGCTGATCGCCTTTGCCATGAAGAGCGCAGCAGAGACGCCCTTTCCGGAGATGTCGCCGATCAGCACCCCAAGCTTGCCCTGAACAGGCTCTTCAAAGTCATAAAGGTCGCCGCCCACATGCTTTGCAGGAAGCGTAAATCCTGAAACTCTCAGAATGCCTTTTTCATATACCGGCAGCGGAGGCAAAAAGCTCCT is part of the Nitrospirota bacterium genome and harbors:
- a CDS encoding ABC transporter permease produces the protein MAFSILKDITDASRIINNSFYWTFVSPLRGKPVRIKATISEMVKAGYNSVPIVAVISFFVGIILALQAAYQLKRVGALIYVANLVGVSLTRELSPILTAIIVSGRSGSAFAAEIGSMKAAEEVDALITMGINPVRFLVSPKLLALMVMVPALTILSDVIGILGGFLLSTSVLEINAYNYYQQTLNALLVKDVFTGLIKAWAFGIVITIVGAYQGFKVEGGAEEVGRRTTSSVVISIFLVIIFDLFFTTLFYYFT
- a CDS encoding SpoIIE family protein phosphatase, which translates into the protein MKEKRSLTTAEEYLKSMEQKVEDLRLLMDVSSIISSTLDFNELIGLVMEKAKEVMHADACSILVYNKKTERLEFEVALSSDGESGEILKKHVTLGLGEGIAGWVARNLEPVVVGKAADDHRHSSEADTKTGFITRGMIAVPLVGRSGLIGVAEILNPLGRDTFSDYDLEIFQALCRQIAVAMENAVFHRESLEKERLKQELELAATIQRSFLPPLPVYEKGILRVSGFTLPAKHVGGDLYDFEEPVQGKLGVLIGDISGKGVSAALFMAKAISDFRYQMHGNDDPGLVMNRLNQQMSNTPRGMFLTAMYAVADMQTGSVKISVAGHPPFLWVTANEVKVMDLEGGPPVGIMDIDYPVHELMLAQGDRLIMVTDGVFDAKNSEGKRLGFEDVVAFAAGNRQEDRLTDLIVDFVSRFTGEADRADDLTIVELRRVG
- a CDS encoding DUF4388 domain-containing protein — encoded protein: MALTGDLAQLHITDIIQLIHTTRQSGNLSVAGSKGESRIIFSNGYIVGANHLSSRVRIGSVLVGMKAITSEDLQFALDTQKKAGVNRSPLVSTLKQLGRLKDDAAFKALKKLIEITVVELISWKEGTFTFDADAIAVSADCRYHPGEMEQEQSFDAQMVLMDALRVFDERERDRMSGAAVPTDEDLYAEVLPSSSSSDPASNKPVITADILGLADLDQLENRIPVKVVVSEEFDPVTIHRRIIRRILNDFPAEEQEKLVVFLKDATDSGSYYEGTGRQNRHAMAVILFSGDELLTHSLMTVCKNDGISIFGVSQETDIERVIEQCYKMSIQPVLVFDAPDEAAAGLSETDMTAGRLLIRSIHPHISFVQLLPPGSYQYALHCLGEGVRTIFPKPDRMVARETFIADMIMFLEAFRNAARCILIDPNASSATEMLSALKEKTAALRLLEDLDEVSSLLFETVSSAFERSVLFFVEGPGLAVKKTLIPAHESSSTEDLNPQLAVPLGKYSVFDDVVESGQAYYGESDDEVLHGQIFQKIGEPRNRKVFVLPLKVSGQVKVLIYADFGQKEVASAFTEAFEVLAVEAGLILENTSYRQQILKTTKK
- a CDS encoding ATP-binding protein — its product is MKTAVTIKVQSHPRYLSLIRDVTTRFCMTCGLDEDLTGRIKLAVDEACSNVIKYAYRGDTSRGIVVKYAFSRKKISIIIEDSGEKADTEKIRGRDLDDVRPGGLGMHFIRRVFDLVEFDPKKAKGNRLLLMKQTGGNNEL
- a CDS encoding CxxxxCH/CxxCH domain-containing protein yields the protein MKSGDSCFSALTELIKYSCHTAAALFFFIVTVSFTTAAYGANTTSVGTVTAEAVGTTAIRVFMPYTGDDNANNTYTVDYKTCAASTWTNWVTNAAHSASPYTTAISGLINNQCYTVRTTYTDSDGINGSNPQTIQISAGWDLTLLHNSNRFPGTTKWSGDWGTPTGQYGQIDCETCHTRTTANIKRVKDAVITAPNAPAQRFSAETAGQAPVFQSTTTPNGFGDDTAGHATSQKICEVCHSATSYHRYNTSGQTNLDHNNNTDCITCHPHSLGFKDASACNSCHGAPPGSGTDTNAPAVYAASHARHYNAVSGGLPSSYTSVANRSTAAGYVFDCGICHSNNNSDHLANQDGTVDLKLPTGGTYAPGSYTGGDNPLPPGSVTFKNSNGTCSNVYCHGNYPGSGKNATPTWGSAASSACGTCHNGSNSVSPTSGSHFVHAGSGEHDYACTMCHKGIIGGTGPSGYTVNDKAKHANGSIEWSFDPADMRVNNGSAAYSIASGTVSPSDGTIRTYGTCNNLYCHSIVQTSTGGALTPNSADYKPPVWGSTSVCNSCHDTGPGVHYYNNPAPAGAPWISSGSHSKHLSYIFTVTTTIAPGDWIDKCAVCHSTGNGSLDPNYCTKCHNGYPDPSHANGVINVRFADLFGGVAATYNDPTGAPANGFTNCSNTYCHSDGTSISTGTIPVNISPTWGAGAQACDSCHSGGTVTGPSYANGTPKKNSHNKHVVESGYACVDCHDLTVDASNNIPSFGLVYHLNKAYNVRGAKIAGYTFAANGGTCSTQCHSDGKGNYTAPAWGGLPMGCNSCHGFAPNSGAHASHIQNAGLLSQIYGSTEVVSNAASYAFGCGNCHPTNVANHGNGIVDLSLNPADGGTLKSRNSGPSVSGAGAALQCNGIYCHSNGMASPTFVQTPQWGSTFTAGACSGCHGNSPNSAGQPAGSPAHGLHVVGIHFDNIYNGTSGLAAAGTPVSASHGSAASSTTINCNICHYNTVTTASNDLNTVCLNCHNGIQATERGIAVIADKSFHVNGTPDIALQTIQVKSKSQLRDDITTVNELNNNWSRSALSYKAGATPNDTAISALNTGTMWTAGTRTCSNVSCHNGKNVAWTESVNCRSCHTQLPQ
- a CDS encoding STAS domain-containing protein — protein: MNCEIGDYKGNTVISLSGEIDMHSSPVLREKLLNVINSKPQRLIVNFKDVSYIDSSGIATFVEGLKHVKAYKGRLQFSELPQSIMDIFSFSRLDKVFEICGNLDDAISR
- a CDS encoding PilT/PilU family type 4a pilus ATPase, producing the protein MDSSTLAQILQIAFDKKVSDIHFEVGDPPMFRARGHLIRSKLSSLTNRDTEFVASTVMEQHNRKLPEDMKEFDTSYTLENVGRFRVSIFRQRGNIGVVMRTIPHSIASFEELKLPPVLGKISQSPNGLVLVTGPTGNGKSTTLASMIKFINDNFQYNIITIEDPIEFLFTSSKSCIIQREVGIDTDNFSGAVRAAMRMNPDVIMVGEMRDLDTIDSCIKAAETGHLVFSTLHTLNAASTINRIVGYFPPDMQENVRHRLADIIVATISIRLVRNKTDEGLIPVLEIMSATNTIKACIRDNHLDEIEHHIEKGRDEYHMQSLDQHLVQLCRDDVISLEEAKRISRSTDLERKLMYS